A genomic stretch from Helianthus annuus cultivar XRQ/B chromosome 1, HanXRQr2.0-SUNRISE, whole genome shotgun sequence includes:
- the LOC110870644 gene encoding glutamate receptor 1.4: MFFPTKISSSSVPILIYIQFKLPGALGDQRLCNLSKFVLFVWLLVVLILISSYTATLSSLLTVEQFELASKGGTVGFHGGSFEAGLAGVTVSNLHFEDYRRKPFYSYEDYAEALSKGGKHGGADAIIDEIPYIKMFLSKYSSDDYAMISSVPSTSGFAFIFQKGSPLVTDMSRQIAKIREDGTLRILEKKWFEKQSLSSQTPPQTPQALSFRRFKGLFLVSGSSSAFALLISVVYLLRAKLEVQRIIAFMMQPNLMAALRYLLFRNVIRM, encoded by the exons ATGTTCTTTCCCACAAAAATCTCATCTTCAAGTGTTCCCATTCTAATTTATATTCAGTTCAAACTACCTGGGGCTTTG GGAGATCAGAGGCTGTGTAATCTGTCaaaatttgtgttgtttgtttgGTTACTTGTGGTACTTATTCTGATCTCGAGTTACACTGCAACATTGAGTTCACTTTTAACGGTTGAACAATTTGAGTTAGCATCAAAGGGTGGAACCGTGGGGTTTCATGGTGGCTCTTTTGAGGCTGGCCTTGCAGGAGTGACTGTTAGCAACTTGCATTTTGAGGATTATAGGCGTAAACCGTTCTATTCGTATGAAGATTATGCAGAAGCATTATCAAAAGGTGGGAAGCATGGTGGTGCCGATGCTATTATTGATGAAATCCCTTATATCAAGATGTTTCTTTCCAAGTACTCTAGTGATGATTACGCAATGATTTCATCTGTACCTTCTACTTCTGGTTTTGCTTTC ATCTTCCAAAAAGGATCGCCTTTGGTTACAGATATGTCGAGACAAATTGCCAAAATAAGGGAAGACGGAACTTTGAGAATTCTGGAGAAGAAGTGGTTTGAGAAACAGTCTCTATCATCTCAAACTCCTCCACAAACGCCACAAGCCTTGAGTTTTCGTAGGTTTAAAGGTTTGTTTCTTGTTAGTGGAAGCTCTTCAGCGTTCGCCCTACTGATATCCGTCGTTTACTTACTTCGAGCAAAACTGGAGGTCCAGCGGATCATTGCTTTCATGATGCAACCAAATTTAATGGCTGCTTTGAGGTATCTCTTATTTCGAAATGTCATTAGGATGTAG